The window CAGAGACCCCCTGCGCCTTCACCAGGTGGGGGGCGTCATTATCCGCCGGTGCGCTGAAGCTCACCGTCACCGCCGGCTGGTCAGGCGCCCAGGTCAACGCACCGGTACGCTCGTCTCGCCGGCTGGACGAGACGTGCAGGCAGTCGCGCAAACGCAGCTCAAACGCCACCGGCCGCCCGCGATCGCCGGTTTGCAGCAGGCGCCCCGTCCCCGTGTCCCCCAACCGAATATCCTGGCGTGCGCTGGCCATATCCAACCGACAGGCGCTTTCAGTCAGCGCACCCCGTACCTGCAACAGGCCGTTGGCCCCCTCTACCTGCCAGGTATCCGTCGCGCCGGCCGCAGGCAACAACATCGCCATCACTCCCAGAGTCAGCGGTATCATCAGCGCCAAGCCGCCCATGGCGGCGTAGTAACGCCATTCACTGCGGTACGGCAAGCGATCCTTGTTCTGTTTTCGTTTCATCCATTGCACCTGAGTGACTCCCATCAGTTTCGGTCTGGAACAGAGGGCTATGACGCCTTTTTCTTATCTGGCACCACCTTGCAGCTGCCGCCATTGCAGCTAAATAGCAACTGCGGCCGGCCGCCATAATCGTTGATGTAGGTCAGCACCGGGCTGCCACCCAAGCTTGCCGCACTGACAGCCAGCCTGGCGCTGGCCTTGGGCGCGATCATAAAGGGCTCAAACCCTTTCACGCCTTCCCCGTCCTTTTTACTGGCAACGGCGATCAGCGTGATGTAATAAGGTGTCGGATTATTGACCTGATACTTGTCCCCCTGGCGCGTCAATGTCAGTTGCTCCTGCCAGGGCGTAGCCATATCCGTCCGGCTCGGCACGATCGCCGCCGGGCGGTAAAACAGCTTGATGCGGGTCTGCAGTGCGATCTGCAGCGTGTTCGGCTTGTTGCTCTTCGGCGGTATTTCACGCAGGTTGAAGTAGTACAGCGTCTCCCGGTCCTGCGGCAGCCGTTTGGCCGCCGGCAACGCCTGGATTTTTATCTGGCTCGGCTTACCCGGCTCGATGCGCTGCACCGGAGGCAGCACCACCAGCGGATCCTGGATTTTGTTGCCCTGCTCATCTTCCAGCCAGCCCTGTGCCAGATACGGCAACTGCTTGTTCTGGTTGCTGAGGTTAAGGCTAACCGCATTCTGACCGCCGTCGAAAATCACCCGGGTGCGATCCAGGGCTATCGCCGCCAACGTTTGCTGTGATATCGCTGCGCTCAGCAAAGCTACGGCCATCACCGTTGGCTTCAAGGAAATGTTTTGCATCGTGTTGATTACTCCAAAATTCAGGGTGATAGATTTATTCAGGGTCGCTTTTTCCGGCCGCAAGCGACTGACAAGGCAACAACAAGGTGTTCATCAGCATGTCGGCCGGCAGCGGAGATGGCAGCCGCACCTGACATTGCGCAGCGCCATTCCAGTGAACCGTCATGGCCTCGTCGGCGTTGATGCCGCTGAGATAGACGCTGCCGCCGTCGTTAACGAGGCCGGTTTCCTGTTTGCGAACGTTCAGCACCGTGGCGCCAAACGGCGGTGAGCCGCCATCCGCCAGTTTGATTACCGCCATCGCTTTCCCACCGGCGATCACGTCGAATTTGCGGTAGCCGATCGCGCCTTCGGTCAGGGTGGCCTGCACCACCGATTTGCTGGCCTCGGCGTTGTCCCCCAACTTGTTCAGATCGATGCTGGCCTTATTGCGGTAGTAGCTGTTGACGTCCGCCACCACCGCCTTGCCAAAGCGGTTGGTGCCGACGGTGCTGCCATAGCCACGCACCGGCACCTCGGCCACGCCGTTGGTATCCAGCAGCAAACGGGTGCCGCCCATCATGCCGACCCGGTGCAGGGCGCCACCTTCCGGCGTCAGCGTCGCTCCCCCCTGCGCCGACATGCCCATCGCGCTATAACGGCCTTGCTGGTAACTGGCGTTGGCGCTCAGACGCGCCGCATCGCCATCGTGGTTGTAATAACCGCTCAGATTGGCACCGCTGCGGGCGCTGCCTGCGCTTACCTGGTAGTTGTTGTGCTCGTCGATCCGCTCGTAGTACCCGACCCGATGCGTGTTGTCGTTGCGGTTAACCGTGCTGTTGTAACTGAGCGTGGCGCCGTTGCCCCACGGCATCGACAGCGACAGATACATGCCGTCGTCGCTGGTCTCGTTGTACTTGGAACGGTAGGCCGATAGCGACAGATTCAGATTTTTAAAATCGCCGATATCGAAATAACGCGACATCGTCAGGTTGTAGCGGTCATTGGCCGGACGATCCCAGTAGGTCTGGTGGCTGTAGTTGAGGTAGGTGCTCAGCCCCCAGTCGCGGAACTGCTTGTTAAAGGTGATGGTGTACATTTCCTTGTTGTTGCCAACCCGGTTGCCGTAGTAGCGTGCATCGAGATATTCGCTCATGCTCATGAAATCTTCCTCGGAGAAGCGGTAGCCGGCGAAGGTCACCTGGCTGTCCAGCTCATCGAAGGTTTTCGAATAGCTCACCCGGTACGATCCGCCGCTCAAGGTTGCATCCCGATCGGATAACTCGGCTCGTGATTGGGTGGCGTCGAACGACAGCGCGCCGAACATCATCAAATCCCGCCCCACCCCCAGCGACAGGGCGTTATAATCGCCACCGAGCAGTGCGCCACCGTACAGCGACCAGCCGTTGCTGACGCCCCAGGAAAACTCGCCGGTACCGAATACCGGCCCGCGGGAATGGTGTTTCCAGTCCGACGGTTTACCCGCCGCCAATTTGAAACGCAGCGACCCAGGGCGCGTCAGATAAGGAATGCTGGCGGTATTCATCTTGAACTCCTGGACGCTGCCATCCTGTTCTTCCACCCTGACATTCAACTCACCGGAGATCGCGTCGTTAATGTCCTGAATGCGGAATGGCCCTGCCGCCACCTGGGTTTCGTAAATGACTCGCCCCTGCTGGCTGACAGTCACCTTGGCGTTGGTTTTGGCGACGCCGACCACTTCGGGGGCATAGCCGCGCAGATTAGGTGGCAGCATATTGTCGTCCGACACCAGGCTGGCGCCCGAGAAGCGGAAACTGTCGAAAATCCCCGAATCCAGATAGTTTTCACCCAGCGTCAGGCGAGAACGCAGTGCGGGAATAGCGCGATAGGCGTAATAGCGGCTCCAGTCCAGGGTTTGATCTGTGGGTTGTCCCGATCCGGTCTGGTGGTTGAGTTGACCCTGCCAATCGGCACGTAGACGCCAGGCGCCGACGTTGGCGCCGGCGGTGCCGTTACCGCTGACGTTATATCCGCGAGTGCCGTTCTTTTGCTGGTGTCGGCTTTGGGCGTTGACGGAATAGTCGAACAACAACCCCGGAATGCCTTCATCCCAGCGCGATGGCGGATCCCAGTCTTCCGAGCTGTATTCCAGGTAGGCCTGCGGCACGCTCAGATAGAGCGCCCCCGTCGCCAGATCGCCGCGCGAGGCCATGCCTGGCAAGCTGACTTCATTCAGACACTCCCCTCGGTGCCACCAAGTGAGAGACGACATCGTATCTGGCTTCAGCCCCAGTTGCTCGACCAACGCTTTCGATATGCAGACACGACTTCCGCTCTGATCCGTCTCTGGGGGATAGAAAGAAATCGTTTGTTCGGGCAGCTCATTTTTATTGATATGCACCACCATGCCGTAGCTTCCCGGCATAATGTAGCCGCTGCGGGAGAATTGGCTCAAATCGATATTCTTACGGTCATTTACATCCAGGACGTCGGTATTAAACTGAATACCCTCCTCGGCATATACCCACATTGATGAGCTTCCCAGCGCCAGCGTGATACATAACCCCAGCACCTGAAAACGATACAGCTTCCCAGCAGGTGAAAACATCATATCCCTAACCTTATATCGAATAACTCTGGTAATGCAGCCTGTCAATTGAAATGACAATCAGTAATAATCCAGCTTAAAACGCACCGCTGAAAAATAGCCTCCTGCATGCAGCGGCTGATTATTTGCCACCAGCTTGATAGAATAATTAAGCGACATACTGCCGGGGGAAATAGTGCGGAGTGGCAGAGGTTCACCTGGCGTAGCGATATTTCCCAGACTATCGGTAATTTGTAACGCTATGCCTTTTGCCTCCCCGCGAACGCCAAATAACTCACCGTCCGCATCCCCGTCAAAGGCCACCTGGAACTGTTTCCAATCGGTTACGTCAGGCTTAGGGTGTTCGAGCGTACAGTTGACTAATTCAATGGTGAACGCTCGCGTGTTGCCCTGCCCATCGCGGGCAATATTTCCCACCGGCAGCACATCCATATCAATCGTTTGATCACGACTGCCAGCGTCGATAGCACAAGCGGCGTCGATAATGGCTCCTTGCATATTAACGCGTCCCCACCCCTGGCTCTTGGCTGCCTGCGTCAGCGGAGCAGTAAACAGGAGAGTTAATATGCAAGGAGATATTAAACAGTGAATAAGCCGATTCATTGGATACACCTGAAAATACCTTTTCATCTTGGAAAAATGCATGCGGGAAATCCCGCATGCATAACAGGTTACAGCAAGCGCTAACGCTTATTGATAAGCCAGTTTGAAATCGGCTACTGCGGTGAAATCACCTGGAACCACTGCGGCTGAGGCACCATCACCCTGCAGGTAGGCAGCAAAACGCAGGGTATTATTACCGTCGTTCAGCGTCTGAGGTGGCGTTGCGGTACCCAATTTGATCGGGTTGCTTGCCATGTCGGTAAGCGCGATGCTAGCACCACTGGCGGTGCCGATAATCCCCAGCAATTCCGGGTTAGCCGGGGATGACTTACCGTCAAAAGTGGTGGTTACGGTTTTCAGAGTGGTGGTATCACACTGCTCTAATTTAATATCGAACTGACGTGGCACCGATTTGCCGCCATCTTTCAGAGCGATGCTTGAAACCTGCCCCAGGTCCACGGTTTGATCAACAGACTCGGGGGCAATCGAGCAAGGCGCGTCAATAATTGAGCCGGTAAAGGTAACTTTGCCATGACCCTGATCGGCGGCGTGCGCCAAAGAAGAAGCGCCAAACGCCAGAACCGCTGCCAGCATGATTTTGTTCAGTTTCATATTTCACTTATTCCTTTAATTTTATGTAAAAAGCACAGGGTAATCCCCGAACCTTCGACAATTATTCATTCCAAAATGAATGATTCATTTGCAAAGCTAAACACCTGCCGAATTAAATAGAATATT is drawn from Serratia entomophila and contains these coding sequences:
- a CDS encoding fimbrial protein, whose protein sequence is MKRKQNKDRLPYRSEWRYYAAMGGLALMIPLTLGVMAMLLPAAGATDTWQVEGANGLLQVRGALTESACRLDMASARQDIRLGDTGTGRLLQTGDRGRPVAFELRLRDCLHVSSSRRDERTGALTWAPDQPAVTVSFSAPADNDAPHLVKAQGVSGLGLRLLDQRGRDVRLGSRGEPLMLTPGQGALSYTVVPERTSAPLMAGAYRAIVDFRLSYD
- a CDS encoding fimbria/pilus periplasmic chaperone produces the protein MQNISLKPTVMAVALLSAAISQQTLAAIALDRTRVIFDGGQNAVSLNLSNQNKQLPYLAQGWLEDEQGNKIQDPLVVLPPVQRIEPGKPSQIKIQALPAAKRLPQDRETLYYFNLREIPPKSNKPNTLQIALQTRIKLFYRPAAIVPSRTDMATPWQEQLTLTRQGDKYQVNNPTPYYITLIAVASKKDGEGVKGFEPFMIAPKASARLAVSAASLGGSPVLTYINDYGGRPQLLFSCNGGSCKVVPDKKKAS
- a CDS encoding outer membrane usher protein, coding for MMFSPAGKLYRFQVLGLCITLALGSSSMWVYAEEGIQFNTDVLDVNDRKNIDLSQFSRSGYIMPGSYGMVVHINKNELPEQTISFYPPETDQSGSRVCISKALVEQLGLKPDTMSSLTWWHRGECLNEVSLPGMASRGDLATGALYLSVPQAYLEYSSEDWDPPSRWDEGIPGLLFDYSVNAQSRHQQKNGTRGYNVSGNGTAGANVGAWRLRADWQGQLNHQTGSGQPTDQTLDWSRYYAYRAIPALRSRLTLGENYLDSGIFDSFRFSGASLVSDDNMLPPNLRGYAPEVVGVAKTNAKVTVSQQGRVIYETQVAAGPFRIQDINDAISGELNVRVEEQDGSVQEFKMNTASIPYLTRPGSLRFKLAAGKPSDWKHHSRGPVFGTGEFSWGVSNGWSLYGGALLGGDYNALSLGVGRDLMMFGALSFDATQSRAELSDRDATLSGGSYRVSYSKTFDELDSQVTFAGYRFSEEDFMSMSEYLDARYYGNRVGNNKEMYTITFNKQFRDWGLSTYLNYSHQTYWDRPANDRYNLTMSRYFDIGDFKNLNLSLSAYRSKYNETSDDGMYLSLSMPWGNGATLSYNSTVNRNDNTHRVGYYERIDEHNNYQVSAGSARSGANLSGYYNHDGDAARLSANASYQQGRYSAMGMSAQGGATLTPEGGALHRVGMMGGTRLLLDTNGVAEVPVRGYGSTVGTNRFGKAVVADVNSYYRNKASIDLNKLGDNAEASKSVVQATLTEGAIGYRKFDVIAGGKAMAVIKLADGGSPPFGATVLNVRKQETGLVNDGGSVYLSGINADEAMTVHWNGAAQCQVRLPSPLPADMLMNTLLLPCQSLAAGKSDPE
- a CDS encoding fimbrial protein; protein product: MNRLIHCLISPCILTLLFTAPLTQAAKSQGWGRVNMQGAIIDAACAIDAGSRDQTIDMDVLPVGNIARDGQGNTRAFTIELVNCTLEHPKPDVTDWKQFQVAFDGDADGELFGVRGEAKGIALQITDSLGNIATPGEPLPLRTISPGSMSLNYSIKLVANNQPLHAGGYFSAVRFKLDYY
- a CDS encoding fimbrial protein; amino-acid sequence: MKLNKIMLAAVLAFGASSLAHAADQGHGKVTFTGSIIDAPCSIAPESVDQTVDLGQVSSIALKDGGKSVPRQFDIKLEQCDTTTLKTVTTTFDGKSSPANPELLGIIGTASGASIALTDMASNPIKLGTATPPQTLNDGNNTLRFAAYLQGDGASAAVVPGDFTAVADFKLAYQ